One segment of Accipiter gentilis chromosome 26, bAccGen1.1, whole genome shotgun sequence DNA contains the following:
- the CDHR2 gene encoding cadherin-related family member 2 isoform X2 has translation MAWRSLVLLPFLLAAVSGNTAPFFNMTFVYVPEDLQLGQQAFQLTAIDFDGDPLTYSISGPDSFYFSVDAQTGSVTLRNSLDREHQARLTITVGVFDGTNDAVSRKLAIIVEDRNDNAPVFQHLPYETFIPENTKPGSSIYTVFANDIDTGNASKVSYSIEEVIPDNTKNHWLFYILANGNVVLNGSLDYAKNTFYQLKILAKDGGGMLHNMLTFQNSSTYLSVTILDQPNLDPRFLNEPYSSSVPENCALGTSVLTVTAMDRDTGVNDEISYSITNASIPFAISSTTGTITVSGLLDREQLPGEEVLLEVMAREMHLDIHGKVALARTLVAVTVTDVNDNKPQFYHCSLPSCNFSTSAQNNFRGNIIEHSSSRLPVSNLSIVAHDPDKSINSNYELYLQGPNASAFTVSPAKIVGTGEVQLLVQDPSSVDYEISHIMVVQIIANDTGNPTDCCSTATVTISLIDSNDHIPEFPQNTYNLSVMEGSPAGTVISANITAYDPDSGVLGQITYQLLPESIRKIFMVNATTGAVLVQNGSLLDRETRSIYYANLQAKDGGNLVGTTVLEITVLDYNDMAPIITGSYFISVEEGLNIRTQIQAIDNDEPGNLNSKLGFKILPGPFSNNFTINASTGEMRSKEPLDREALEDEQGQMVVTVKVYDHGTPPLSTLVNVTITVGDTNDNAPMFLKQFYEFSVFEDSPESLVGVVEATDADQTDINSRISFLLQRGSGSSNFLIRSSYLGPGHYGGQLSVDPDMSLDYDTLKQKLFSLVVLAENTAAENMGDTANVSVVVHILDINDEPPTVQPVSLKDVHVSENGTQQGLVHTLLASDPDTNHSLVFEELAVTCFKGASSAGEVCWDWFMLAPNGSVLVNSSDIDYELCDRVVLTLRAEDLYTERGNRYSQNETLRILITDVNDNTPLFLPIMETFVVVPEISPVDLQVATVKATDADSGLKGTIIFSIVSVVLVDDNGVSRPFENIFKVVTAPEQDSYVGSIQVASNLDGSLKGQYQVTVEAQDCEAPVHTAQTMLNIFAVDQSYRIRLQFMTTVDEVQSNAENIKVALTTATKAGVYVVAIRTIEDTRATQVKAKSVMEAYFVYSNGTALDVNQLSVLIQSNPLVLAELVNLGLAIIGPGEVAKPTRETELIGIIAGLAAFLLIFILIITLVLILTTRSYKRKLSAMKALKVATTFSPAMAQQGAGIPGTNQYNAEGANPMLNLSLNPSHDLGFHEDSISVASMNSLDENTVNAPGDSNLKAKGKTQLTDPTDEEVLVAALNLKEPTKTAYINTTFTTTDL, from the exons ATGGCATGGCGTTCGCTGGTGCTGCTCCCCTTCCTCCTGGCAGCAG TTTCAGGCAACACAGCCCCCTTCTTCAACATGACCTTCGTCTACGTGCCTGAAGACCTGCAGTTGG GCCAGCAAGCTTTCCAGCTGACGGCTATTGACTTTGACGGGGACCCGCTCACCTACAGCATCAGTGGGCCAGATTCCTTCTACTTCTCTGTCGATGCCCAGACAGGCAGCGTGACACTGAGGAACTCCCTGGACCGCGAG CACCAGGCCAGGCTCACCATCACCGTCGGGGTGTTCGATGGGACGAACGATGCA GTCTCCAGAAAACTTGCCATCATTGTGGAGGACCGTAACGACAACGCTCCAGTCTTCCAGCACCTGCCATATGAAACCTTCATCCCCGAG AACACGAAACCTGGCAGCAGCATCTACACCGTGTTTGCCAACGACATCGACACCGGGAACGCCTCCAAAGTCAGCTACAGCATCGAGGAG GTGATCCCAGACAACACAAAGAATCACTGGCTTTTCTACATCCTGGCCAATGGGAACGTGGTGCTCAATGGCTCACTGGACTATGCCAAGAACACCTTCTACCAGCTCAAGATCCTCGCCAAG GATGGTGGGGGAATGCTGCACAACATGTTGACCTTCCAGAATAGCTCAACCTACCTGTCCGTGACCATCCTCGACCAGCCCAATCTGGACCCACGGTTCCTCAACGAGCCCTACTCCAGCTCTGTACCCGAGAACTGCGCCCTG GGCACCAGTGTGCTGACGGTCACCGCCATGGACAGAGACACAGGGGTGAATGATGAAATCTCCTACAGTATCACCA ATGCCAGCATCCCCTTTGCTATCAGTTCCACGACGGGCACCATCACTGTGAGTGGGCTCCTGGATCGTGAGCAGCTGCCAGGCGAGGAGGTGCTACTGGAAGTCATG gcACGTGAGATGCACCTGGACATCCATGGCAAGGTGGCCCTGGCCAGGACCCTGGTGGCAGTCACAGTGACCGATGTCAATGACAACAAGCCCCAGTTCTACCActgctcccttcccagctgcAACTTCTCCACCAGTGCCCAGAACAACTTCAGGGGCAACATCATAGAGCACTCCTCCTCCAGACTGCCCGTGTCGAACCTCAGCATCGTTGCCCACGACCCGGACAAG AGCATCAACAGCAATTATGAGCTGTACCTGCAGGGTCCGAATGCCAGTGCCTTCACTGTCTCCCCTGCAAAGATCGTGGGCACAGGGGAGGTCCAGCTCCTGGTGCAAGACCCATCCTCTGTGGACTACGAGATAAGCCATATCATGGTGGTGCAG ATCATTGCAAACGACACGGGAAACCCCACAGACTGCTGCTCCACGGCCACTGTGACCATCAGCCTCATTGACAGCAATGACCACATCCCTGAGTTCCCCCAGAACACCTACAACCTGAGTGTGATGGAGGGCAGCCCTGCTGGCACTGTCATCTCCGCAAACATCACG GCCTACGATCCAGACAGCGGTGTCCTGGGCCAGATCACCTACCAGCTGCTCCCGGAGAGCAT CCGTAAAATCTTCATGGTGAACGCCACGACCGGGGCAGTACTGGTGCAGAACGGGAGCTTGCTGGACCGGGAGACTCGCTCCATCTACTACGCCAACCTCCAGGCCAAGGATGGGGGCAACCTGGTGGGCACCACAGTGCTGGAGATCACTGTGCTGGATTACAATGACATGGCACCCATCATCACCGGCTCCTACTTCATCTCAGTGGAAGAGGGGCTGAACATCAGAACGCAGATCCAG GCTATTGACAACGATGAGCCTGGCAACCTCAATAGCAAATTGGGCTTCAAGATCTTGCCAGGACCATTCAGCAACAACTTCACCATCAACGCATCCACAGGTGAGATGCGCAGCAAGGAGCCACTGGACCGCGAGGCCTTGGAAGACGAGCAGGGGCAGATGGTGGTGACTGTGAAGGTGTATGACCACGGCACGCCGCCGCTCAGCACCTTGGTGAATGTCACCATCACTGTGGGG GACACAAACGACAATGCACCCATGTTCCTCAAACAGTTCTATGAGTTCTCAGTCTTTGAAGACTCTCCAG AGTCCCTCGTGGGTGTGGTGGAGGCCACAGATGCCGACCAAACAGACATCAATTCCCGCATTTCCTTCCTGCTTCAGAGGGGTAGTGGCTCCAGCAACTTCTTGATCCGCTCATCCTACCTAGGGCCAGGGCACTATGGTGGGCAGCTGTCTGTGGACCCTGACATGTCCCTGGACTATGACACCCTGAAGCAGAAGTTATTCTCCTTGGTGGTGCTGGCAGAGAACACAGCCGCAGAGAACATGGGGGACACTGCCAATGTCTCGGTGGTGGTCCACATCCTAGACATCAATGATGAGCCCCCCACTGTCCAGCCTGTCTCGCTGAAGGATGTGCATGTAAGCGAGAACGGCACGCAGCAGGGTCTGGTCCACACACTGCTCGCTTCTGACCCAGACACCAATCACTCACTGGTCTTTGAGGAGCTGGCGGTCACCTGCTTCAAGGGGGCGAGCAGCGCTGGGGAGGTGTGCTGGGACTGGTTCATGCTGGCACCCAATGGCTCAGTGCTGGTGAACAGCTCGGACATTGACTATGAACTGTGCGATAGGGTGGTGCTCACACTGCGGGCCGAAGACCTGTACACCGAGAGGGGCAACCGCTACAGCCAGAATG AAACCCTAAGGATCCTCATCACCGATGTGAATGACAACACGCCGCTCTTCCTGCCCATCATGGAGACCTTCG TGGTTGTCCCCGAAATCTCTCCTGTGGACCTGCAAGTGGCTACCGTAAAG GCAACGGACGCTGACTCAGGGCTGAAGGGAACCATCATCTTCTCCATTGTCAGTGTGGTGCTCGTGGACGACAACGGGGTCAGCCGGCCCTTCGAGAACATCTTCAAGGTGGTGACAGCGCCTGAGCAGGACAGCTATGTCGGGAGCATCCA GGTGGCCAGCAACCTCGATGGGTCACTGAAGGGGCAGTACCAGGTGACAGTGGAGGCTCAGGACTGTGAGGCACCAGTTCACACAGCACAGACCATGCTGAAT ATCTTTGCAGTAGATCAGAGCTACCGCATTCGCCTCCAGTTCATGACAACGGTGGATGAAGTCCAGAGTAACGCTGAAAATATCAAAGT GGCCCTGACCACCGCAACTAAGGCAGGGGTCTACGTGGTGGCCATCCGGACCATAGAGGACACCCGTGCCACCCA GGTGAAAGCCAAGTCAGTAATGGAAGCGTACTTCGTCTACAGCAATGGCACTGCCCTGGACGTCAACCAGCTGAGCGT GCTCATACAGTCCAACCCGCTGGTCCTGGCTGAGCTGGTGAACCTGGGCCTGGCCATCATT GGCCCCGGGGAGGTGGCAAAGCCCACCAGGGAGACAGAGCTGATTGGCATCATCGCAGGGCTGGCAGCATTCCTgctcatcttcatcctcatcaTAACCCTGGTCTTGATTCTCACCACCAGGAG CTACAAGAGGAAGCTGAGTGCAATGAAGGCTCTGAAAGTGGCCACAACGTTCAGCCCTGCCATggcacagcagggagctggcatCCCCGGGACCAACCAGTACAATGCAGAGGG GGCCAACCCTAT
- the CDHR2 gene encoding cadherin-related family member 2 isoform X1, with protein MAWRSLVLLPFLLAAVSGNTAPFFNMTFVYVPEDLQLGQQAFQLTAIDFDGDPLTYSISGPDSFYFSVDAQTGSVTLRNSLDREHQARLTITVGVFDGTNDAVSRKLAIIVEDRNDNAPVFQHLPYETFIPENTKPGSSIYTVFANDIDTGNASKVSYSIEEVIPDNTKNHWLFYILANGNVVLNGSLDYAKNTFYQLKILAKDGGGMLHNMLTFQNSSTYLSVTILDQPNLDPRFLNEPYSSSVPENCALGTSVLTVTAMDRDTGVNDEISYSITNASIPFAISSTTGTITVSGLLDREQLPGEEVLLEVMAREMHLDIHGKVALARTLVAVTVTDVNDNKPQFYHCSLPSCNFSTSAQNNFRGNIIEHSSSRLPVSNLSIVAHDPDKSINSNYELYLQGPNASAFTVSPAKIVGTGEVQLLVQDPSSVDYEISHIMVVQIIANDTGNPTDCCSTATVTISLIDSNDHIPEFPQNTYNLSVMEGSPAGTVISANITAYDPDSGVLGQITYQLLPESIRKIFMVNATTGAVLVQNGSLLDRETRSIYYANLQAKDGGNLVGTTVLEITVLDYNDMAPIITGSYFISVEEGLNIRTQIQAIDNDEPGNLNSKLGFKILPGPFSNNFTINASTGEMRSKEPLDREALEDEQGQMVVTVKVYDHGTPPLSTLVNVTITVGDTNDNAPMFLKQFYEFSVFEDSPESLVGVVEATDADQTDINSRISFLLQRGSGSSNFLIRSSYLGPGHYGGQLSVDPDMSLDYDTLKQKLFSLVVLAENTAAENMGDTANVSVVVHILDINDEPPTVQPVSLKDVHVSENGTQQGLVHTLLASDPDTNHSLVFEELAVTCFKGASSAGEVCWDWFMLAPNGSVLVNSSDIDYELCDRVVLTLRAEDLYTERGNRYSQNETLRILITDVNDNTPLFLPIMETFVVVPEISPVDLQVATVKATDADSGLKGTIIFSIVSVVLVDDNGVSRPFENIFKVVTAPEQDSYVGSIQVASNLDGSLKGQYQVTVEAQDCEAPVHTAQTMLNIFAVDQSYRIRLQFMTTVDEVQSNAENIKVALTTATKAGVYVVAIRTIEDTRATQVKAKSVMEAYFVYSNGTALDVNQLSVLIQSNPLVLAELVNLGLAIIGPGEVAKPTRETELIGIIAGLAAFLLIFILIITLVLILTTRSYKRKLSAMKALKVATTFSPAMAQQGAGIPGTNQYNAEGANPMLNLSLNPSHDLGFHEDSISVASMNSLDENTVNAPGDSNLKAKQGKTQLTDPTDEEVLVAALNLKEPTKTAYINTTFTTTDL; from the exons ATGGCATGGCGTTCGCTGGTGCTGCTCCCCTTCCTCCTGGCAGCAG TTTCAGGCAACACAGCCCCCTTCTTCAACATGACCTTCGTCTACGTGCCTGAAGACCTGCAGTTGG GCCAGCAAGCTTTCCAGCTGACGGCTATTGACTTTGACGGGGACCCGCTCACCTACAGCATCAGTGGGCCAGATTCCTTCTACTTCTCTGTCGATGCCCAGACAGGCAGCGTGACACTGAGGAACTCCCTGGACCGCGAG CACCAGGCCAGGCTCACCATCACCGTCGGGGTGTTCGATGGGACGAACGATGCA GTCTCCAGAAAACTTGCCATCATTGTGGAGGACCGTAACGACAACGCTCCAGTCTTCCAGCACCTGCCATATGAAACCTTCATCCCCGAG AACACGAAACCTGGCAGCAGCATCTACACCGTGTTTGCCAACGACATCGACACCGGGAACGCCTCCAAAGTCAGCTACAGCATCGAGGAG GTGATCCCAGACAACACAAAGAATCACTGGCTTTTCTACATCCTGGCCAATGGGAACGTGGTGCTCAATGGCTCACTGGACTATGCCAAGAACACCTTCTACCAGCTCAAGATCCTCGCCAAG GATGGTGGGGGAATGCTGCACAACATGTTGACCTTCCAGAATAGCTCAACCTACCTGTCCGTGACCATCCTCGACCAGCCCAATCTGGACCCACGGTTCCTCAACGAGCCCTACTCCAGCTCTGTACCCGAGAACTGCGCCCTG GGCACCAGTGTGCTGACGGTCACCGCCATGGACAGAGACACAGGGGTGAATGATGAAATCTCCTACAGTATCACCA ATGCCAGCATCCCCTTTGCTATCAGTTCCACGACGGGCACCATCACTGTGAGTGGGCTCCTGGATCGTGAGCAGCTGCCAGGCGAGGAGGTGCTACTGGAAGTCATG gcACGTGAGATGCACCTGGACATCCATGGCAAGGTGGCCCTGGCCAGGACCCTGGTGGCAGTCACAGTGACCGATGTCAATGACAACAAGCCCCAGTTCTACCActgctcccttcccagctgcAACTTCTCCACCAGTGCCCAGAACAACTTCAGGGGCAACATCATAGAGCACTCCTCCTCCAGACTGCCCGTGTCGAACCTCAGCATCGTTGCCCACGACCCGGACAAG AGCATCAACAGCAATTATGAGCTGTACCTGCAGGGTCCGAATGCCAGTGCCTTCACTGTCTCCCCTGCAAAGATCGTGGGCACAGGGGAGGTCCAGCTCCTGGTGCAAGACCCATCCTCTGTGGACTACGAGATAAGCCATATCATGGTGGTGCAG ATCATTGCAAACGACACGGGAAACCCCACAGACTGCTGCTCCACGGCCACTGTGACCATCAGCCTCATTGACAGCAATGACCACATCCCTGAGTTCCCCCAGAACACCTACAACCTGAGTGTGATGGAGGGCAGCCCTGCTGGCACTGTCATCTCCGCAAACATCACG GCCTACGATCCAGACAGCGGTGTCCTGGGCCAGATCACCTACCAGCTGCTCCCGGAGAGCAT CCGTAAAATCTTCATGGTGAACGCCACGACCGGGGCAGTACTGGTGCAGAACGGGAGCTTGCTGGACCGGGAGACTCGCTCCATCTACTACGCCAACCTCCAGGCCAAGGATGGGGGCAACCTGGTGGGCACCACAGTGCTGGAGATCACTGTGCTGGATTACAATGACATGGCACCCATCATCACCGGCTCCTACTTCATCTCAGTGGAAGAGGGGCTGAACATCAGAACGCAGATCCAG GCTATTGACAACGATGAGCCTGGCAACCTCAATAGCAAATTGGGCTTCAAGATCTTGCCAGGACCATTCAGCAACAACTTCACCATCAACGCATCCACAGGTGAGATGCGCAGCAAGGAGCCACTGGACCGCGAGGCCTTGGAAGACGAGCAGGGGCAGATGGTGGTGACTGTGAAGGTGTATGACCACGGCACGCCGCCGCTCAGCACCTTGGTGAATGTCACCATCACTGTGGGG GACACAAACGACAATGCACCCATGTTCCTCAAACAGTTCTATGAGTTCTCAGTCTTTGAAGACTCTCCAG AGTCCCTCGTGGGTGTGGTGGAGGCCACAGATGCCGACCAAACAGACATCAATTCCCGCATTTCCTTCCTGCTTCAGAGGGGTAGTGGCTCCAGCAACTTCTTGATCCGCTCATCCTACCTAGGGCCAGGGCACTATGGTGGGCAGCTGTCTGTGGACCCTGACATGTCCCTGGACTATGACACCCTGAAGCAGAAGTTATTCTCCTTGGTGGTGCTGGCAGAGAACACAGCCGCAGAGAACATGGGGGACACTGCCAATGTCTCGGTGGTGGTCCACATCCTAGACATCAATGATGAGCCCCCCACTGTCCAGCCTGTCTCGCTGAAGGATGTGCATGTAAGCGAGAACGGCACGCAGCAGGGTCTGGTCCACACACTGCTCGCTTCTGACCCAGACACCAATCACTCACTGGTCTTTGAGGAGCTGGCGGTCACCTGCTTCAAGGGGGCGAGCAGCGCTGGGGAGGTGTGCTGGGACTGGTTCATGCTGGCACCCAATGGCTCAGTGCTGGTGAACAGCTCGGACATTGACTATGAACTGTGCGATAGGGTGGTGCTCACACTGCGGGCCGAAGACCTGTACACCGAGAGGGGCAACCGCTACAGCCAGAATG AAACCCTAAGGATCCTCATCACCGATGTGAATGACAACACGCCGCTCTTCCTGCCCATCATGGAGACCTTCG TGGTTGTCCCCGAAATCTCTCCTGTGGACCTGCAAGTGGCTACCGTAAAG GCAACGGACGCTGACTCAGGGCTGAAGGGAACCATCATCTTCTCCATTGTCAGTGTGGTGCTCGTGGACGACAACGGGGTCAGCCGGCCCTTCGAGAACATCTTCAAGGTGGTGACAGCGCCTGAGCAGGACAGCTATGTCGGGAGCATCCA GGTGGCCAGCAACCTCGATGGGTCACTGAAGGGGCAGTACCAGGTGACAGTGGAGGCTCAGGACTGTGAGGCACCAGTTCACACAGCACAGACCATGCTGAAT ATCTTTGCAGTAGATCAGAGCTACCGCATTCGCCTCCAGTTCATGACAACGGTGGATGAAGTCCAGAGTAACGCTGAAAATATCAAAGT GGCCCTGACCACCGCAACTAAGGCAGGGGTCTACGTGGTGGCCATCCGGACCATAGAGGACACCCGTGCCACCCA GGTGAAAGCCAAGTCAGTAATGGAAGCGTACTTCGTCTACAGCAATGGCACTGCCCTGGACGTCAACCAGCTGAGCGT GCTCATACAGTCCAACCCGCTGGTCCTGGCTGAGCTGGTGAACCTGGGCCTGGCCATCATT GGCCCCGGGGAGGTGGCAAAGCCCACCAGGGAGACAGAGCTGATTGGCATCATCGCAGGGCTGGCAGCATTCCTgctcatcttcatcctcatcaTAACCCTGGTCTTGATTCTCACCACCAGGAG CTACAAGAGGAAGCTGAGTGCAATGAAGGCTCTGAAAGTGGCCACAACGTTCAGCCCTGCCATggcacagcagggagctggcatCCCCGGGACCAACCAGTACAATGCAGAGGG GGCCAACCCTAT